From Myxococcales bacterium, one genomic window encodes:
- a CDS encoding RtcB family protein has product MNLEKIHEYAWRIPKRGSMRVDGIVYGSRQIVDAASADESLQQVCNVATLPGIVGASIAMPDVHSGYGFPIGGVAAFDSESGIISPGGVGYDINCGVRILRTDLEFSKISKDIERMVDAIFSDVPAGVGSCRKDLKISRQNMRRVLEDGAAWAVSEGFGSPYDLERIEACGKIRGAIAEAVSDRAITRGLGQLGTLGSGNHFIEIDIVDEIFDSHSANAMDLFKDQIVISIHTGSRGLGHQVCDDSLSEMLAASRKYGIEIPDKQLCCAPINSDEGKRYFAAMAAAANFAFANRQIISCYISLAIERALGISPRDLSMSTVYDVAHNIAKFEEHVVGGRNKRLCVHRKGATRAFPAGHPELPLVYRDVGQPVLIPGDMGRYSFVLVGTENGMKEAFGSSCHGAGRLMSRHKAKKVARSRDPRDEMRRAGIFLRASSRNTIFEEAPFAYKDAADVVMAVEGAGLARKIARLRPLGVVKG; this is encoded by the coding sequence ATGAATTTGGAAAAGATTCACGAATATGCGTGGCGAATCCCCAAACGAGGCTCCATGCGCGTCGATGGAATCGTGTATGGTTCACGGCAGATTGTGGATGCAGCATCCGCAGATGAAAGTTTGCAGCAGGTGTGCAACGTTGCGACCCTTCCCGGAATCGTTGGCGCGTCGATAGCGATGCCTGATGTCCACAGCGGTTATGGTTTCCCAATAGGCGGCGTCGCCGCATTCGATTCTGAATCGGGAATTATATCCCCGGGTGGAGTCGGGTACGATATCAACTGCGGCGTGCGGATTCTTCGTACCGACCTTGAGTTTTCCAAAATATCGAAAGATATTGAAAGAATGGTGGATGCTATTTTTTCAGACGTTCCTGCCGGGGTCGGCTCCTGTAGAAAGGATCTTAAAATATCGCGTCAGAATATGAGGCGAGTTCTGGAGGATGGTGCAGCGTGGGCTGTCTCCGAGGGGTTTGGTTCGCCATACGACCTTGAAAGGATCGAGGCGTGCGGCAAGATACGCGGCGCGATCGCCGAGGCGGTAAGTGATAGAGCGATAACGAGAGGATTGGGGCAGCTGGGCACGCTCGGCAGTGGAAATCATTTCATAGAAATCGATATCGTCGATGAAATTTTCGATTCACATTCGGCAAATGCCATGGACCTTTTCAAGGACCAGATCGTAATATCCATTCACACCGGGTCCCGTGGGCTGGGTCACCAGGTCTGCGATGACAGCCTTTCCGAGATGCTTGCGGCTTCGAGAAAATACGGGATTGAAATTCCCGACAAGCAGCTATGCTGCGCTCCGATCAATTCCGATGAGGGGAAGCGGTATTTTGCTGCCATGGCGGCGGCAGCCAACTTCGCTTTCGCCAACAGGCAGATCATTTCATGCTACATCTCGCTGGCGATCGAGAGAGCGCTCGGTATATCTCCGCGGGATTTAAGTATGAGCACGGTCTACGATGTAGCGCACAATATCGCCAAATTCGAAGAGCACGTAGTCGGCGGTAGGAACAAAAGGCTGTGCGTGCACAGGAAGGGGGCTACACGTGCATTTCCGGCCGGACACCCGGAGCTTCCGCTTGTCTATCGCGACGTCGGGCAGCCAGTTTTGATTCCGGGTGATATGGGGAGATACTCATTCGTCCTCGTCGGCACCGAAAATGGGATGAAGGAGGCATTTGGTTCCTCATGTCACGGCGCAGGCAGGCTGATGAGCCGGCATAAGGCAAAAAAAGTGGCGCGTTCGCGGGATCCTCGCGATGAGATGAGGAGGGCCGGCATTTTTCTTCGGGCATCGTCACGAAACACGATTTTTGAGGAGGCCCCCTTCGCCTACAAGGATGCCGCGGATGTCGTTATGGCGGTGGAGGGGGCAGGGCTTGCCAGAAAGATCGCCCGTTTAAGGCCGCTTGGCGTTGTTAAGGGATGA
- the cysK gene encoding cysteine synthase A — MERRGIASDVTELIGNTPMVRLNKISAGIDATLLCKLEFFNPCSSVKDRIGVNMVDEAEKDGVLKKGGTIIEPTSGNTGIALAMVAAVRGYRIILTMPETMSLERRALLKMLGAEIVLTPGVEGMKGAIGKAQELHSEIPGSFMPQQFENPANPDAHRKNTAEEIWRDTQGKPDILVAGVGTGGTIAGIASVIKSRRPSFKAIAVEPQASPVLSGGQASPHKIQGIGAGFVPGLLDRSLIDEIVQVSNDDAFAAAKRLAKEEGILAGISSGAAVSAALTVAARPENRGKTVVIILPDTCERYLSTNLFA; from the coding sequence ATGGAGCGAAGAGGAATTGCAAGCGATGTTACCGAGCTGATCGGCAACACCCCGATGGTCAGGCTCAACAAGATCTCTGCAGGTATCGACGCAACCTTGCTTTGCAAGCTGGAATTCTTCAACCCGTGCAGCTCCGTAAAGGATCGCATCGGGGTGAACATGGTCGATGAGGCGGAGAAGGACGGGGTTTTGAAAAAAGGGGGCACGATCATCGAGCCTACTAGTGGCAATACAGGAATAGCGCTCGCGATGGTCGCCGCTGTGCGCGGATATCGCATCATCCTCACCATGCCCGAGACGATGAGTCTGGAGCGCAGAGCCCTTCTAAAGATGCTTGGCGCTGAGATCGTTCTAACCCCGGGGGTTGAAGGGATGAAGGGGGCCATCGGAAAGGCTCAGGAACTTCATTCCGAAATTCCCGGTTCATTCATGCCGCAGCAGTTCGAAAATCCGGCCAATCCCGATGCCCACAGGAAGAACACTGCCGAAGAGATCTGGCGTGATACGCAGGGGAAACCCGATATCCTCGTCGCAGGGGTCGGAACAGGCGGGACGATCGCCGGGATTGCATCCGTCATCAAATCTAGGAGGCCATCGTTCAAGGCGATCGCTGTGGAACCGCAGGCCTCTCCGGTGCTTTCCGGCGGGCAGGCATCCCCTCACAAGATTCAGGGGATCGGCGCCGGGTTTGTGCCCGGTCTCCTGGATAGAAGCCTGATAGATGAAATAGTTCAGGTATCTAATGATGATGCCTTTGCTGCGGCAAAAAGGCTGGCGAAGGAGGAGGGGATACTCGCAGGGATATCCTCCGGCGCCGCTGTCAGCGCCGCTCTGACTGTGGCAGCACGCCCCGAAAACAGGGGCAAGACGGTCGTGATCATTTTGCCCGACACATGCGAGAGGTATCTGAGCACAAATCTCTTCGCATGA
- a CDS encoding radical SAM protein — translation MKILLVQPPIRDFYRTVFREYPIGLMYLASSLRKSGFQAEILDARRCRKPKAVTPYDELMSIAELAQSGRGPFCGFKHFGLSYEEISRRVLEYSPDIVCVSSMFTPYLREVIATAAAAKKAVPSCHVMAGGHHATADPLSLLESGAIDSVFSGEGEVALPELLRGGRPEKGIINDAGAPFRAVSLDVIPFPLRDILPTGSYLFEGEPYVMILTSRGCPHDCSFCSVHSLSGKRYRRRSVGSVIEEIDRCVSMGVRTIDFQDDNFLFERDRAFSILKHIADRHSKTGLRVMASNGLNVSGLTSEMIDIMRRAGFRKLDLAIATGDVGFRNSLHRPESIGRYEQVLQAANDAGLSVTTYVIIGIPAQPIAEMRYTIEYLRGMKTLISPSVFYNVPGMPIFNQMKKYEYVSDHVARRSSTFNCFGEDFEREDIISLIDEIREYNLSHLRS, via the coding sequence ATGAAAATTCTTCTCGTTCAGCCGCCGATACGGGATTTTTACAGAACTGTGTTTCGCGAGTATCCGATCGGGTTGATGTATCTCGCCTCCTCCTTGCGAAAGTCCGGTTTTCAAGCCGAAATTCTCGATGCCCGCAGGTGCCGAAAGCCGAAAGCAGTTACCCCTTACGATGAACTTATGTCGATCGCCGAACTTGCGCAAAGCGGGCGCGGCCCTTTCTGCGGGTTCAAACATTTCGGGCTTTCCTATGAGGAAATATCCCGGCGTGTTTTGGAATATTCTCCCGACATAGTATGCGTATCGTCGATGTTCACTCCGTACTTAAGGGAGGTCATCGCTACCGCAGCGGCAGCAAAAAAAGCCGTGCCTTCCTGTCATGTGATGGCAGGAGGGCATCATGCTACAGCTGACCCTTTGAGCCTTCTGGAGTCAGGTGCTATCGACTCGGTATTTTCAGGTGAGGGTGAAGTTGCGCTGCCAGAGCTCCTTCGGGGTGGGCGTCCGGAGAAAGGGATTATCAACGATGCTGGCGCGCCGTTCAGGGCGGTGAGTCTGGATGTGATTCCATTTCCATTGCGGGATATCCTGCCTACAGGGAGCTATCTTTTTGAAGGGGAGCCGTATGTGATGATCCTGACTTCCCGAGGTTGTCCGCACGACTGTTCCTTTTGCTCCGTCCACTCGTTGTCGGGTAAGAGATACAGGAGACGATCGGTCGGCTCGGTCATTGAAGAGATAGATAGATGCGTATCGATGGGAGTTCGCACTATAGATTTTCAGGACGACAACTTTCTTTTCGAGCGCGACAGGGCCTTTTCGATTCTGAAGCACATCGCAGATAGGCATTCAAAAACAGGGCTCAGGGTGATGGCGTCAAATGGCCTGAACGTTTCGGGGCTGACTTCTGAGATGATCGATATCATGAGGCGCGCTGGATTCAGGAAACTCGATCTTGCGATCGCTACGGGCGATGTCGGATTTCGCAATTCTCTGCACAGGCCAGAGAGCATCGGTCGGTATGAACAGGTTCTTCAGGCCGCGAATGATGCGGGGCTTTCGGTTACGACATACGTGATCATCGGTATTCCGGCCCAGCCAATTGCAGAGATGCGCTATACGATAGAGTATCTGAGAGGGATGAAAACGCTCATATCCCCTTCGGTATTTTACAACGTCCCCGGAATGCCGATATTCAATCAGATGAAGAAGTATGAATACGTCAGCGACCATGTCGCACGCCGCAGCAGCACTTTCAACTGTTTTGGAGAGGACTTCGAACGGGAGGATATAATTTCACTTATCGACGAAATTAGGGAATATAACCTCTCCCATCTGCGATCGTAG